A genomic segment from Borrelia puertoricensis encodes:
- a CDS encoding DUF244 domain-containing protein, producing the protein MTKTNEQKLEVGMQQFDLYRQMVFKGFESFAYQSQENLKGKQKQLSKISRVGRKLPKIGKNEYFKFNSKVDFSVQRESLKRMGASEVGSMFIGADSLEKLMLERVLKAIGREIPFEDNLSMRKGKILESLGFDEFVRMNVDNIEVLHKNKYANGIDKYNYFKKVEDCETLVGSTIDGWFVNIAGEAELLEIKISDNFYLKNAAIEYNKTGNFLEDKYFFKYYVQVQMQLLCTGLDKGNLFFIIGGEAINCVIDKSDDFISYIMTEVSRLEGEVSSIAQSLKLKSDIDIKNIDLDELSDIIRDFLKNNFVYEELCDVDFKFEFLEFVKSSQLEIDEDKILDLSRCLCEINALQSEIDKVEEDTKKAQALELSRLTKPIKDKLKFQIDDLYRKFSLNEHVNYNFDGNRFSLDMSKRAIKDRFKFLSCVIDFTFSSNSNEWSTPILKAV; encoded by the coding sequence ATGACAAAAACAAATGAACAAAAATTAGAGGTGGGGATGCAACAATTTGATTTGTACAGGCAAATGGTATTTAAGGGTTTTGAATCATTTGCATATCAGAGTCAAGAAAATCTTAAAGGTAAACAAAAACAGTTAAGTAAAATAAGTAGAGTTGGACGTAAATTACCAAAAATTGGTAAGAATGAGTATTTCAAGTTTAATAGTAAGGTTGACTTTAGTGTGCAAAGAGAATCGTTAAAGCGTATGGGAGCTAGTGAAGTTGGAAGCATGTTTATTGGAGCTGATTCTTTAGAGAAATTAATGCTAGAGCGAGTACTTAAAGCTATAGGAAGAGAAATACCATTTGAAGATAATTTGAGCATGAGAAAGGGAAAGATATTAGAATCTTTAGGATTTGATGAATTTGTTCGTATGAATGTGGATAATATTGAGGTGTTACATAAAAACAAATATGCAAATGGTATTGACAAATATAATTACTTTAAAAAAGTTGAGGACTGTGAGACATTAGTTGGTTCAACAATTGATGGATGGTTTGTAAATATTGCTGGAGAAGCCGAGTTACTTGAGATCAAAATTAGTGATAATTTTTACTTAAAAAATGCAGCTATTGAATACAACAAGACTGGTAATTTTTTAGAAGATAAATATTTCTTCAAGTATTATGTTCAAGTACAAATGCAGCTACTGTGTACAGGTTTAGATAAGGGAAATTTATTTTTTATCATAGGTGGAGAAGCAATAAACTGTGTAATTGATAAGAGTGATGATTTTATTAGTTATATAATGACTGAAGTTTCAAGATTAGAGGGCGAAGTTAGTAGTATTGCCCAGTCTTTAAAGTTAAAGAGTGATATTGATATTAAAAATATTGATTTAGACGAGCTTAGTGATATTATCAGGGATTTTTTGAAAAATAATTTTGTATATGAAGAGCTATGTGATGTAGATTTTAAGTTCGAATTTTTAGAATTTGTAAAATCAAGTCAACTTGAGATTGATGAAGACAAAATTTTGGATTTAAGTAGATGTCTATGTGAGATTAATGCATTGCAATCTGAAATTGACAAAGTAGAAGAGGATACTAAAAAGGCTCAGGCGTTAGAGTTGTCTAGGTTAACCAAACCTATTAAAGATAAACTTAAATTTCAAATAGATGATCTTTATCGTAAATTTTCTTTAAATGAACATGTAAACTATAACTTTGATGGGAATAGGTTCTCTTTAGATATGAGTAAGAGAGCTATTAAGGATAGGTTTAAGTTTTTAAGCTGTGTTATAGACTTTACTTTTAGTAGTAATTCAAATGAATGGTCTACACCTATTTTAAAAGCTGTTTAA